The proteins below come from a single Polycladomyces subterraneus genomic window:
- a CDS encoding glycoside hydrolase family 130 protein: MQKSQRIAGTIRFPMGPFEKYEGNPILSPQGDSWEAKDVFNPAVVVKDDKVYMLYRAEDHTGEGEWNGTSRIGLAVSEDGIHFERRPEPVLVPTEPYEQPGGCEDPRVTLIDNTYYMTYTAYDGECARMCLATSKDLVHWEKRGVLFPDWKGDQPRIWSKSGAILPEKINGKYVMYFGDSAIWVAYSEDLIHWDPVEKPVLQTRQDPGAFDSVLVEPGPQPLLTEEGILLIYNAAHPLKEERGEKVRYAVGQALFSLDDPEQLIQRTERAFLEPQSADECEGQVDHVVFAEGLVEFQGKWYLYFGMADSKIGVAVYRP; the protein is encoded by the coding sequence CCATATTGTCACCGCAGGGGGATAGTTGGGAAGCCAAAGATGTGTTCAATCCGGCGGTGGTGGTGAAAGACGATAAAGTGTACATGCTTTATCGTGCCGAAGACCATACGGGCGAAGGCGAATGGAACGGCACTTCCCGTATCGGCCTGGCGGTGAGCGAAGACGGCATTCATTTCGAGCGCCGTCCCGAACCGGTGCTGGTTCCCACCGAACCGTACGAACAACCCGGGGGATGCGAAGACCCGCGGGTGACGCTGATCGATAACACTTATTATATGACCTACACGGCGTATGACGGCGAATGTGCTCGGATGTGCCTGGCGACATCCAAAGATCTGGTCCATTGGGAAAAACGTGGTGTGCTGTTCCCGGACTGGAAAGGAGATCAGCCGAGGATTTGGTCTAAATCGGGAGCAATCCTGCCCGAAAAAATCAATGGCAAGTATGTGATGTATTTCGGTGATTCCGCCATTTGGGTGGCTTATTCTGAGGACCTTATACATTGGGATCCTGTGGAAAAACCTGTACTGCAAACCCGGCAGGACCCCGGTGCTTTTGACAGCGTCTTGGTGGAACCAGGACCACAACCGCTGTTGACCGAGGAAGGGATTTTGCTGATTTACAACGCAGCACATCCCCTGAAAGAGGAACGCGGCGAAAAGGTGCGCTACGCCGTTGGACAAGCGCTGTTTTCACTGGATGATCCAGAGCAACTAATCCAACGGACGGAGCGGGCTTTCCTCGAACCGCAATCGGCCGATGAATGCGAAGGTCAGGTAGATCATGTGGTTTTTGCTGAAGGCTTGGTGGAATTTCAGGGGAAATGGTATTTGTACTTCGGTATGGCCGATTCCAAGATCGGCGTGGCTGTATACCGCCCGTAG